A stretch of DNA from Ricinus communis isolate WT05 ecotype wild-type chromosome 4, ASM1957865v1, whole genome shotgun sequence:
TCGTAACATCATTTTTATCAAGTTAAACATTGGTTTAAGCATTAAAGGCCATAGATATCATCAAAGCAATTTTTTTTGCTTCTACAAGCTTAACCGACGTGGGCTTAGCTTTACCGTATGCAGGTTAAGCCTTAGCCCACATGGTGTAACCTTACAGAAGCCTTAAGACAACAACGATAAAGGTTTTTTTTAGCACAAATATCAGTCAAAATTGATGAATAAGATGCCAACAAAAGAAATACTAAAAGCGTGTAATACTCTAAATTTCAGACCCTTGGGGTTATACCTTAATGATTCAATGTAAAGGAGGAAACTTGAGTAGGAAGAAGGGTCTCCAAGGCCAATGAACACCAAAGGAATGTTAGGTATTAATGGAATGGACGTTTGGTTCAGGAGATTTAAGTGTCAGAAGTGagttcttttatatatattcccCTTAAAGTTTGCTCTAACGTGATGGGTATGTGGGTTTTGGTTTTCTAGTGAAGGAAAGGTGCGGGCTTTATAGTTTGGTGGCTTTCTTATTGCCGGTATGTATTGTTGTGATGGATATTGTAAAGATTGAAAGGTCGTGGGTAAGTGCTATATGTAGAGACTGAGAAGTTGATGGAGATTGAGAGATGTTAAGTGTTGAAAAGAAAGGTTCAAAGTGATGACTTTAGGGTTCTTGTGTGTTGTTGGAAAATGGTAGGTGCAAAGAGTGTATATGAGTTGAGAAGATAAGTTATAAGAGAATGTTGGTTGGTAGGGTGTTTCCTCAGTTGATAAGTGTTAGAAAAATGATGAATACATTCCAAAATAGGATGGTTTTAAGGTTTTAAGAAAGTGTGTTGTGATTGGCTAATCAAATGAAGggcaaataatatatttttaagtgttTTAGAGTAAGGGAGATGAGGGCACCTTTACCCCAAATGGGGTAATCGTTTACCCCGCATGGACTTAGTTACCCTGTGTAAGGTAAGCCCCAACTAAACCTATATGGGCTTAGCTGGGTCCATGTAAGTTGAGCATTACCCCATATAGGGTATATGGGTGTATCTTCagtatattttaagttttggAAGGATTTTAGGGTTTGGTGAATGGAATTTTGAAggtttttgaaattttactGTCTTAACGGTCCACTATAAGGTTTCCTGGTGTCTATAGGTGTATTATGAGGTTTTCATTGTTTATCACTCAAGTTTAACTCCACCAAATATATCATGATCTCATCATCGAGCTTACATAATGGATGGTCAAAAGTTAGGTAATATTTAGGActataaataaactaaatgtCTCGCAAGCTATTTGGCGCTCAAATCGACAAAAAGCTCGTTCAAGGTTGTTCATTAATTTAAACTAGCCGAGCTAGAGCTCAATTTTAAGCTCGATAATTTTATCGAGCCAAGTTTGAGGTTTACAAAGTTTGCTTCGTTAGCTCATGAACCTGCTCGTTTACTGGCTCGTGCGCCTAAGCTCGAGccactataaaaaattataaaatagagacCATATTTAGAGACCAAACAAAATATGGTTGCTATTAAAGACCACTTGGAGaccaaatctcttttatgaaaaatagagATCACACAGAGACCACTTAATGACCACAACTTTAAAGACCATAAAATATGGTCTTTAAGTGGTCGCTATTGGCACGCCTAAAATTAGCtggattattatattttgaatatattaatataaataaattattatataaatattcatataatataaataataatatatagtatatatataccgtataataatataataatctttAAATACATTAAAGTTGAATACCAATTTTATTGTTCATCAACAGTAAAATTTGCATCTCAATTTCGCGCCAACCAAAAGTCtaaatttccttcttttttaaCCCAGCATTTAAAATGACCACGTTTTacatttcaaaaagaaaaaaaaaaaaaaaagaccacGTTTTACATGTTCCTTTAATTAGTTCTTTAGGTGTTATAACGAAATTGCCCCTTTAAAGTGTCATATAGCATGCCATGATTTTACCTATTCATGTCATTTCACAAAAAAACTCTCGTAACACTCCTTTGAACCCTCGCTACTCTTTCTTTCCTATTGTTCTACTCTCAGCGCCTCTCTTTCCATCTCCATTActtctccattttctttgttcttgCATATTTTCCTCAAAATTTTTGCCACTTCTTTCTCTTGCTTTGGTCAATAGAAGATTTGCGCTTTTACTGTTAGTGGAGGCAGGATTTTGGGTTTTATATTcgaattcttttattaagaaaaCTATATATGCTTTGAAGCAAATTGTTTTCAATAACAGGGTTCAGGTACTgcactctttttcttttcttttgctatttGTTTCTGTTTATATCTACTATTTTAGTTGCTTATGTTTTCATTAAACATTTTATATCTAGTATTTTAGTTGCTTATATTCTTTGAAGACCagagttaaaaaagaaaaaaaaatagagaagggttttttctttgaattcaTATTCTTCCTTTCTGAAATTTATGGAGGCTTCAAAATGAATTTGAGGATAATTTTGTATCAATAATGGGAATAAAAAGTCGTGTATTTATAGTTAGTAATTACTGTAATGTAGCAATTGCTTTTTTGATTGATTGCCAGTAATATGCATTTGGTAAGGATCCATATTGTAATTGGCAATTGGTAAATACTCTGTTAgtaattgtttctttttataatttcttttagttatttttgttGCATTCAGTTTTGTGTTGTAGCAACACAATCCCCTTTTGATTGATTTGCTTTAGCTTGAGATGgctaaattataattcttgatttgattttgtttaGTGCTGTAATTATCTAGTAGTGCTCTAATTAATTTGAGAGAAGATACATTTggctaaaaattatatttttatagattttataaaagaaataatattaaacattTATATTACTTTTGATCACCTTAAAGCTAATTagtcttttaaataaaaataataattacaagtTCATAGATATTGTACTTTTCTGTTGAAATTGGCTTAATGTTACCTATGAATTGATAAAGTTTGGTCAGTGactaatttcataaataaaaggGCACTTTCTGTGTGGGTTGGCTAAGTTCATTAATACACAAAAActagtaaataataatatgcatTATCATTAAGAGTAAGTAGTGCCTGCACCAAGAACCCACCCCATCCTTTTCATCATTATCAACTGACTCAATCTTTACAAGTATAGATTTTCTAGCACATTTAACACCTGTACATGATGAATCATTGTGAACATTCCATATATGTGGTGCTGCAACTAAACAAGAACTTGTTTATTAGGTGATAAAGGACAACGGTCTATGAGATTTTTGCTTACTGTAAATTTCTTGTTTACCATTTCATGTGTTATTGTATTTGCCGAGTTGCTAGTGATAAGTTAATTGAAATGTTATCATGATAATCTAGTAATTTCAGTGTATTTGCATAAATTCTATAGTTGCATCTCACTGAAACCTCAgtgatgatttcttttttggatTTGTAGAGTTTAGCTTGTCTTAAGGTTCGAGTCTTGTGCAAATGGATGTGGGTTTCTGTCATTTACAAGGTAAAGGTTACTAAAACAGTGTGATTTCTCTTTAAAAATTCATGCCTTTAGCATAATTCAAATGTCTGTTAAAGTAGTTAAGTGATTCTTGGCGTATGAGATGGCtgcagaaaataaatttgtggTTTGTTTGCAATATGTTGTCACATGATACAAACATTTTGAAGACAAAATACTTATGATTTGTATATGAAATGCATTTCAGCTTTTCTATTCAACTGTGATAGTcaaatattcttataattGTAAGATGCTTTTGATTGTAGTTAAAAGgattattaaaatttgtgagtaatttatacatttaacacttaaaaaattattagaatttatgcatattaattattaaattgagttgctgaaatatttagtttgaactcaaatataatatttttattttgtgttttgcAGGTATTCTTAActactttattttttgcaCAAATATTAAGTGATACGAGATATGAGATCTTATaatcttgtatattttgattaaagtTATGTAATATGACAGTTAAACATATTTGATTTGGCTGATTGTatattatgatttcttttaatagaatatatttgattatttattaatttaaatttttatgtttaattgcaatatttaatttgtaacctgaaaattaaatataataataccaaaattaaatgtagatagattattattatttttaaaaaattatataaattataataagatattaattagaaatcaatttctaaaataaaagtgaAGAGCAATTTAGCTACCATATCTAGTAGTTTTTAACTTTAGCTATCACATAATCTGGTCCTATGTGGTCTCTATTTTGTCTTTAATCTCCCATTGTTTTCAATTAGCGATTGCAATGATATAAATAGCGATCACATAATATGATCGTTATTTAGAGACCACATGATATGGTCGCTAAGTGATCTTCAAATGGTCTTTCATATCAGTACTATAGCGATCAATTAGATACCAAATAGCGATCATATGAGTAGCAAAATAGAGACCATAAGTCATGGTCGCTATATTTAGAGACTATATATAGCGATTACACGGCTTTGTGATTGCTATTTTTATTAGCGACCACAATATATGGTTTTTAAACAATCGACTATATACGTTCAGCAATTAGGAGAAACCttaacataataattttaattgtttcaCAAATTAGATTTGCATATtctgatatattttttagccCTCTTAATTCAAGTAATACAATACATGTCTTTAGAAATATTACTCTAATTTGACTAAGCAGCAGAAATATAGAAacattttttgaaaaaagaaaattttaaattttataaatattataaaaaaatttatttaaataaaagagcaatatgtatatataatattgaatatttgataaatattttaatattttattttttaaattaatagatataattcAATAATCTCTAGATTTAATATACAAGTATGGATATGGAAAGAAAATACTCGATAAAAAGACCTTGCACGacaagaaagataaaataaaatccaatAAGACATAGGAGTCATACACACACATACACGCACGAACAAGAACAGAAAAAGGTAGCCAAAAATATTGAGAGCAGAGTGTCGGCCGGAAAGACACCTATAGTATGTGTCCGGGCGGTGGACCTCAAGAATCAGCCACCTGACTCTCCCTCCTAAAACATGCACCCTTTTGTTTTATGTATGTCTATGGTCTACTACACAATActtctctctttataaaaacctttaattttatacacCCTTACAACtattttaatctattaaaatccctgattttcatttttattgtatttaaaaTGTATAATAACCTATGTATATGGAGTggattgcttttctttttttttccctcgAGGTGTGACGATACCTGTAGTTTTATCGTATCTCttgtttaaaaattaattcttaaattttgattatatgttaattattacttaatatatatgataGTTTTTTAGATCTGTTAAAGggtttataaaattatttttaaattattattaaatatttaacgATAATGATTTATtctattatcaaattaatttttttagaattttggaTTGACCTAATATAATgcatgataaaaaataattaaagaatagaATTACACATTAGAATATTTTCGAGAATAAAGAAACTTTTCTATTTTgagatatttatgagtttaagatattttattttctcttattttaatgaatatatgaaaatataataataataataatgatggtgatgatgagtttgggatttattttaaactttctgttttatttattatataatccaATCTCGTAAgaatattgttaaatatattattttattaatttaaaatataatgaatattgatatcagattaattatttaattattaatataattaaaaaatattgttgaATTATGCTGAAATTAAGAGTTAAATAATTCTTGTTAGAAAAGAAGATTTAATGttgctaaaattaaatatcttactttaatttgaaaacaatttaattttagatgagCAAGATtatattagatattattaaattatattataaaaagtcTAATAACCtttctttaattcaatattaatCAACCTCACCAAAAATTAATCTTGGATtaagtaataattaaaaaaaataaaaactcaaggATGTAATTGTTAGATTATGAAATTGAGAGGAGAAAACCATAAATATAGTCAAACATAGAGAGGAAAATGTAATTTtctcaatatttttatgtataaattaattatgaataagTCCAAACTTAAGGGTTACAACTCTTTTATATATGAGCTTTCAtgtaataaactaaataatacaCATTCCCTGTTGCCAAAACAACCTACTATATCAATGTAACCCTCAACCTATTcctctttatttaattttatcgtctggaattaaatattaatgtaaCCCTCTTTTGTCCTCTACCAAAATgcacactttctttttttaatttcttgataaGACCAAAATGCATACTTTTAAAGAAACCATtaaccaaaaagaaagaaagattgttCTGTTTTATCCAAAGTGCCCTaccaaacaaaaataataaagaaactataataattaaaaatcataaagcCTTCACATATTGAGAAGACAGAAATTAAGGacaacataattaattaactaactaACAATGATTAAAGTTGTAAGAACACATATGATTTAAGTAACCATTCCATTGTCGTGGGGTTGGTTGCTgacaacaataaaaaaaagagtatgTTTCTAAGCGTAAAAGGCGTtggttaattatatattgaataaaataataacaacttCTTTTATTATCCTTTCACTGCAGGGATGaaggaaaattataaaataattatataatttaaaatataaatcacttttttattattagaaaaattactttacttgaaaatttaatttctaaatataattcaaatattttaacacatctatttataattcaaatttgtattgaaatatttaattaataatttaaacatgATGAAAAACTaaactttaaataatattatattaaaaaataatactatcaaagattttaaaattaatcttatctttttaatatctgATTACATTATTATcgaaatataatttagaataCGTGTAATTCATATGAAAAGCagtaagaattttttaataaaatatatatttatgattatggtATATGAAAAGCTgcaagaattttttaataaaatatatatttatggtaGTAGTGTGGTGGTGACGGTGGTAGAGGTGGCggcggtggtggtggtgtGGTGGTCCGACAAGAATACATGCagccaattttcttttctctgtcTCTACCAACCGCTTAATTTGGCGGTGTCCCCACTTGGCCCTGCATGCTTTAAGCAAAAAATTATCCTCTGCTGGTTTTGGTTTTCCtgagttatttattttttcttttaaatgattttattattatttggagCAATGCACCTTTGGCGTCGGTGATCTGCAAGGAAATCGCTGAGAAACTcagtatataattttaatatgttcaaATGCTTTTTGTtagcaaaattattttattttaataataaattttttttttttcaacaataattctttttttctttttaggtagaaatttaaaatgtgATTCATGTTGTAATAATGCCTTAGTTGTTTAATATAAAGTTTTGACTATTTAGATTCCACCTTTAAAATTAGCATATCCAATTTAAAGGCATAAATCTTTATAATAATTGTTTTTACTCAACGGTGATATTTCTTATCTAAatagttatttataatttgagcATATAATCAATTCACTCTGTTCaaggtaaataaaaaaatataaatatcaataaacttaaaataaaaaagttttaatttttttttacagtcTTGTCAAATAAATAagcttaaatatttaaatcaagcCAAGCTCGAGCACTGGATCGAGCCAGTTTGCATTCCTTAAACTTTTAGGACCAAATTGTAAGAgacttttctttaaaaaagaatcTTGTAATTGTGACTTTGACCCGATGAGTCaattttgaagaaattaatattacatgTTTCCCTACTTATTTGTATGTAAATGTTAgattctttcattcttttctatGAATTTGAATTATAGCGCTCACTCATACAATGATTTAATCGCTAGATTACATCATATTGATTATCAGTTTTTAGCATCAAAATGGGTGCAATATTCTTTTTTGGGCATATGAAAGTGACTGCCCAAGTAAAGATAGGGCAACTCGTTTTACTCCATAAATTAAGATTAGAACTTAAAATTGTCTTAGTAGAAACTTAATCTTATATAGTAAAATTTGATTCCCACCAtcaaaaaatcattttcactCCGATTTGATAGGAAATTACTGTCTAGTCTATGATAACAGAATAGAAATGAAAGTGAATTTCTTTACTttcactttaattttaataattttttaagtattaaataataatatatagaagttaatataaatacaaataataagttgttaaaacatatttattatgaatttttaatatattaaaagaaatatatatctgaagatttttttttttcgtctACATCTATTTAGATTATTTATTCCGCTCTTTTGCATTTCTATCTTTTATAAAACAGAatgaaaatttcaaaatttctcGGTCCGTCCATATTAGTCTCAAATTGTTcgttttctttgttttttttctttttcttcctgaTCTAAGCTGTCCTTAGGAGACCAGAAACaagatttgaaaaagaaagaagagcacgatgatgatgataaaaGGGAGGGAAAGGAAGACACAGAGTAATAAAGTAGTAATTCAGAGGCCAACAAATAGCGGCAAGTGAAGTGCGAAGAAAGGATATATGTACGCACATTTTGGGACCCATTGGCGGGAAGCTCGTGCGGAAGACTGCAtaattgaatatgagaaaagaaaaggaccaTCCTCGGCCACGCATGGCTTagactttttatttctttttgtttttattattattattagtacaaaacatatcatattttatggtttaagtattttttaaataaacagatatatatagtataaattgtggcaaaaaaaatatcaactaTTAAAATTCTTTGTACGCGATGATTTAATCATCTTTACTCTGATcgttcatatataatattatctgTATTTGATCGTATGGATTTAGAgtttaacaatataaaatagaaatagttaaatttttgaaatcaagactttttaatagtaaaacatctttcttttttccacaTACATGTCTtagtctaaaaaaatatatacttaaaattatcaaatagtAAAATTACATTGTACCATTTTGTACTTATCCCTAAATACCTGCACgaataaaaaaaacacattttattataaattatgataattatataaaaactttGATTTATGGATATATTAATATTGCTCGTCACATGGGTTATGCACataaattactattattaatataaaaatatttgataaatcaatatataatataatatttgttaaagatatttaactatttataagtattttttgtaaactaataatttctttaattttctataaaattatgaatgtaCATGagattataataatatgaaaactgaaatagatt
This window harbors:
- the LOC107261975 gene encoding uncharacterized protein LOC107261975 — encoded protein: MILPIHVISQKNSRNTPLNPRYSFFPIVLLSAPLFPSPLLLHFLCSCIFSSKFLPLLSLALVNRRFALLLLVEAGFWVLYSNSFIKKTIYALKQIVFNNRVQSLACLKVRVLCKWMWVSVIYKVFLTTLFFAQILSDTRYEIL